The DNA window GCGCTGGCGGACGCGGCGGTTTCGCTGTTGCAGATGTTGGAAAAAATGGAGCTTCGCCGGGCGCAGTACGAGGCGGCGAAGCTCGGCAAGCCGCTGCCGCAGAAAATCGAGGGCGGGTACTGGTGGAAGGGCGGCGCGACGCGGCAGTCTTTCGAGGAGGTTGGAAAAACCGATGCGACTAAACTTCCGCCGAGGTATCAGTAGCCAACCTGCATAGTTACTTCACGCAAATACACAAAAACGTGGTTATATACCGCCGTTCTCCGGAACCGTGCAATTGGTTATCCAAAAACGCCGACCCGTAGTCCGGCGGCAGATTTTTTATGGTATTTCGCCAATCCGGAGATTGGCGCCATATTTCGCTTTGACCTTGCCGCTATACTTCCTTCGTGTTTTGCGCGACCGAAGGATTCCTGATTCGCGTTGCCGACCTCGCACCGGCGCGCGATTTCTACGGTCGAATCCTGCAGCTTCCCCTGCTCGTGGACACGCCCGAGCGCCTCGTTTTTCACATCCCCGACGGGCGCATTTACGTGGAGTACGATCCCGATGCAACCGCCCCCGCCGGAAGCGGCGCCCGCCCGATTCTTATGGTCGAGGACATAGACTCCGCGGTGTTTCACTTCAGCCGGTGCGGAGTGCGTTTCCTTTCCGGCATCGAGAGCCGCGGCGGGCTGTGGATCTGCGAAATCGCGGATCCGTACGGAAACGCGCTTGCCGTCGCGCAGTCGAACGAGGTGAGAGAAAAAAAAAGCCCCGGATTTCTCCGGGGCCTAAAGTCATCCTAGCCTGTAAACGGTCAAGACTAGTTTAGTAAATCCTCAATCCGCGGTCCCCACTCCTCTAATGCGACTTCCGGCGGATCACTTGCTCCGAGAATTGAGCCCGGAACGAACCACCGCGGAATCCCGTCGCGGTCAATCAGGTAGGATTGAGGCAGAAAGTTGCCTGTTCCCTGATTGGCAAACAGCTCCTTGATCTTGTAGAAGGTTCCAGAGCTTGCGGCGTAGTTGTCGTCGTCCCACCAGTTCTCCTCGAACTTCTCTTCGGGATGGCCGTCGAGCCATGCCTTTGCCGAATTGTAACCGCCTGGATTGAACAACCCGTTAGGCACGAAGCCAAGGCCCTGATATCCCTGAGACTGGTAAGTATCGTGCAACAAAATTAAGCCCGGCATTTCAACGTGGCACCACCCGCAGGTGTCACCCCAGAAATTGAACCATGTAACCTTGCCCTGCCTCCACGGCTCGTAAGGCGTATCGTTGCCACTCAAAAGCGACTTCTCCACAAACGCGGGGAAGTAGCCTACGCGGCCGTTCTTGTCAAGCAACGCCTTTGTGGTGGTAACAATTATTTCGAATGTCGCGACCTGCTGATCCGATGTTGCGGGAACATCGACCGTACAGGTTGCGGTTATGTGGTTTGCTGCACTGGGAGTTAGCGTCACAGCCGAGGAAGCGGTATTACCACCGAATGTGCCGGAGCCCGCAGTGATCGCCCATGTATAAGCCAACTCGCTTGGGTATTCCGCGTCGAGATTGGTTTTAACCGAGAGGTTAATCGTGTCGCTGGGCGAACCGTAATAAAGCGTCGTTGCCGGATTGAGCGTGATTGTCTGCGCAGAACCGGCGTCGTTTGTAATCGTGATATCTCTTGTCTGAAGCTTATCCGTAATCTCCAGAGCCGGAATCGGCGGCACGTCGTACCACGCCTGTGCGTTCACGATGTCGGACAGCGGGCCGTGCTGCTCCATCTGCGTCGCCGAATAGTTGATCGCCCAGATGGCGAAGTGGTGCGTCACGCCTTTCGCGCAATCCCCGATGTCCACGCTGGTCACATCGTTCGCGATGTTCTCGAAGCCCGGACATGCGACGAGGTTGCTTCCGTCGCCGCCGACCTGCCACCACAGCTTGTAGTGGTCAACCGTCGAGGGGTCGAGGCCTGTCCAGCTCACGCGGATGACGCCCTCGCCGAAGCTCTGGTCGCCCTGCGCGGTGAGGCCGGTAACCTTCGCGGGCGGATCCACGGGAACCGGGCCGCCGCCGGTGCCGGCGATGTTGCTGATGATGCCCACGCTGCCGTCCGGGCCGACGGGCGCCGTGCTGAACGATTCTTCGTCTTCCGGAGCAAGCGTGTAGTTCACGGTGTAAGTCACCGGCCTGTCGCCGGGCACGACAGCCGGGCGGTCGACCGTGTAAGGCGAGCCGGGGTTCGACTCGTTCGGTATCATCGCCCAGGAAGTGCCGCGCAGGACGTTCACCTTGTAGCCCGCGATAGCGTTCTGGAAGTTCAGCGCGATCTGGGTTATGTCGGAGACGCCGATTTCGCCGTTCTTGTCGCCGTCCACAAGCGAGAGGATCTGGCCGCTGGCCACTCCGAAGTTGAGCGCGATCGGGGTGATGTCCGCCACGCCTACTTCGCCGTTGTTGTCGTAGTCGCCGACATTTCGTTCGGTCCACGTCAACGTCGCCTGGCCGTCGACAATTATCGCGGCGAGATTGGTCACCTTGTTGTCGGGACTCGTCGGCGCGAGCCCGCTGACGCTGCGTCCCGCGTAGGCGCGGCCCTCGAAGTGCGCCCTGGCGACGACTCCACTGGCGGTTCCCACGGGATCGCCCGCGTTGCGAATGCGGCTGGTGCCGATATCGACGCGGCCCGGCCGGTCGGTGACCGCCAGGTCCACGCTCTCGCCCAGCGCGCCGGCGAACGTCACGGCGCCCGGCGTGTAGCGCGTCGCGTCGTAGACGATGCCGAACAGGAACTCGTCCGCCCGGACTTCGCCCCGCGTGGATACGGTCAAGTCAACGCCGCCCGCGGAGGGAGACGCCGCTAGATCGAGGGGCAGCGCCGAGCCGTCCCTTAGGTTGACGAGAGAAAAGCCGCCGTCCGCCTCGGGCGAAGGAGCCTGCATAGAGCCGCCCCTGCTGCAGGCGAACGCAGCGGCAAGCGATAGGATAAGTACGACCAACAATGCGTTTCTCACTGCTTCACTCCTTGGTTTTGATTGCCAAGGGGCCCGCCCCCGGGGCACCCGATAAAGGTACACATTAAAGTAAGGCATATACAGAATACCAGTTTTCCGAATGCAATGCAAGAGATCAGGTCGAAAAACGGCTTGAAATCAGAAAAAGTGCCTATGGAAGTGACCGGCAGGTCAGCGGACGGCATGCGGGTATTGCGGGGGGGGCGGATTGCCATAAACCGGGGCAAAGCGCGCGTTGCGAACGGCCATCCACTCCTGCGGATCAACGTTTACTAATCATTTCCCCGATAAATTACTTAAATAATTCCAAAAAAAAGGACGCCCCGAAGGGCGTCCTTAGATTTGCTTGACGAATCTGGTTTTACTGGAAATTCTCGCCTAGCAATTCCTCGATTGCGGCGCGGAATTCCGCGTCGGGAGGATTGCCGCCGAGTCTTGCCTTGCGGCAAGTGCCATCGCGATCTAGCAAGTAGGTCTGCGGAATTCCGGTGGAACCGCCCACCCAATCGTTGTATGCATTCAGCACACCCGACGCGAAATACAAATCCGTCCATGTGTACGAATTCGTTTCGTAGAAATTCCAGTTCTGGTCCTTGCTGTCCTCGCAAACTTCGATCTGGTAGTAGCCCTGCGCGTTGTAATCGTCATACCAAGCTTGAAAAGTGGGGAACTCCCCGACGCAGTAACCTCACCAGTAGCTCCAGAAGTTGAGCAGGATTACCTTTTGATCGTCCGCCCATTCCGCGAACTGGTGGTTGGGTCCATGCACGTAGCTTTCGCCGGTGAACAACCAGTTGGGGCCGAGGACGAAAACATTGCTGTTGTTAAAGTTGCCGCCTACAGGCGCCATCGTCGTTCCGATTATAGATGCGCTTGCAGTATGCTGGTGCAACGTATCGTCAACCGTCACCTCGAATGTGGCGGTTGTTTTGCCCGTCACACCGGCGCTTATCGAGCGCGAAGTGGAAGAGCCGATAATCGAGCCGTTGCCCGACTTGACCGTCCACGTGAAGGTCAGGTACTGCTCGAATTCGGTTCCGTCATGCGAAGTTTGCACCGAGATGTTCGCTGTTTCGGACGGCATAATCGTTGTCCTGTCGCGCGTGAATCCCGTAATCGTGAAATCCGGAATCGGCGGGACGTCATACCATGCCTGCGCGCTTACGATGTCGGACAGCGGGCCGTGCTGCTCAATCTGGTTTTCGTTGAAGTTGCAAGCCCATATTGCGAACCAGTATGTCACTCCGCGTTCGCAGTCCGGAATATCCACCGTCGTCGTGCTTGCGGAAATGTTGTCAAATCCCGGGCAAGCCACCAACTGGGTGCCGTCGCCGCCTTCCTGCCACCACAGCTTGTAGTGGTCGAGGTAAGGATCGGTGCTTGCATCCCAGTTGAGGCGGATGACGCCCTCGCCGTACGATTCATCGCCGGCCGCGCTCATTCCTGTGACCTTTGGAGGAATCGGGATCGGCTCCGGGCCGCCGCCTGTAGTGTTTGATGCAACGCCGACAGTGCCGTTCGGACAAATCGGCATGGTGTTGAAGCTTTCCTCATCCGTGGGTTCCAAAGTGTAATTGAACGTGTAAGTAACCGGCCGGTCATTGGGAACAATTGTAGGACGATCCACCGTCCACTGCGAGCCGGGATTGACAGGATTAGGAATTGCGACAAAAGATGCGCCGCGCTTGACGTTTACCCGGTATCCGGCGATCGCGTTTTGATAATGCGTGGCAATCGGCGTGATATCCGATACGCCGATTTCGCCGTTTTTGTCACCGTCAACAAGCGATAGAATTTGGCCAGATGCCACGCCGTAGTTGATCGCGATTGGCGTGATATCCGAGACGCCGACTTCGCCGTTGTTGTCGTAGTCACCGCAGTTCTTTTCGGTCCATGACAATGTTGCTTGACCGTCCACGACAACCGCAGCAAGATTAACTTTGTTTTCCGGCCCAAGCGGAGCTTGGCTTGCACGTCTGCGGACGCAGGATTCGCGCGCGAAGTGGATACGAACGATGTCGCCGCGAACGCTGATTCCTGCATCTTCTCTGTTCCGAATACGGCTTGTGCCCACGTCAACGCATCCGGGCACGTCGGTGATCGCGATATCCACGCTCTTGCCCATTGCGCCAGTGAATTCGACGTTCTTCGGGTTGAACCTCGAGGCGTCGTAATTCAACTTGAAGAAGATTTCATTTGTCGTCACCTCCGATGTGGAAACGGTGACAACGACTCCCGACGACGATTCCTCCACGCCCGCGGCAAGCGGCAGCTTGGACGGCGATCCGCTTTGATCAATTAAGAACGCAAGCGAGCCTCCGCCGTAACTCATATTGACGTTACGTTCGGAGCCGCCGCAGGCCGTGAGTGCAAGGAAAAGCACTATAAAGACCCACAATGCAACGATACGCAATTCCTTCACTCTCCTTTCCTTGAAAAAGGCATGCAAAAATACGCGCCCGACCGGACGCACAGCTCATCTTAATATTATCGAATACTGACCGGTCAGTCAAGCGAAAGCGGCCCGTTTTGGTAAATTCCGCCGGGCTTGCGCATGGCACGCAATTCCGAAGTTGTTCCACTGCCTTTCGGGTACACGCGCGAAGCCTATTGCGCGGCGCGGATTCGGATGCTAGAATCCGGCCGTCTTTATCTTTTTCGAGATCGACCGGGGTTCAAGTTGAGGAAACTGGCTATTCCTGCATGCGTCAGAGCCGTTTTCGCGGCCGCTTTCGGCGCGTTGATGCTGATTGTGGCCACGGGAAGCCACGTGACCGACGAGGAAACGGGAGCTTCGTATTACGTTTTCGACGGCGACACGTCGTCATACGGAGTGGGCGCGGAGGTGCAGTCCGGCCCGGGCGGCGGGTATTTCAAGTTCGAGTCGGCCAGGGAAGACAGCAGGGACGACATCCTGCTGGACGAGACGATCGCGCAGCAGATCAACCGGGATTCCAAGGGCAACCCCATCGCGTTCCGAGTATTGCGGGGCGATCCCGCGAGGAAGGAAGTCGCGCTCACATTCGACGACGGGCCGCATCCCGAATACTACGCACAGATATTGGCGATACTCCAGCACTACCGCGTTCACGCGACGTTTTTTATGGTCGGATTTCAGGCCACCCGCCATCCCCAGTGGGTAAAGCAGGTATGGCAGGCGGGCAACGAAATCGGCAACCACACATACGACCATTTCAGATTGACCAAACTTCCACCGGACGAGGTGGATTACCAGATCAACCAGACGCAGGACGCGATTTATCAAATTACGGGCAGCTATCCGCGGTTCATCCGCCCGCCGGGAGGCAGATACGACGCTGACACGCTGGCGCGCATCGCGGACAAAAAACTTGCGGTCGCGCTGTGGAGCTACAACACAAAGGACGTGGACGTCTCCGACACCGACCAGATTTACAAAGGCGTGATGTCGAACCTGCAGAACGGATCGATTCTGTTGATGCACAGCGGCTCGGACGCGACCGTGAAGGCGCTCCCGAAAATAATCGAATCAATCAAAGCAAGGGGCTATAAAATCGTGACGCTCGGCCAGATGGTCGAGCACATGAGCCAAAGCGCGCTAAACCAGCAATCCGCGGAAAAGAACTTCGAATACGAGGATTGGCGCATAAAAAGCGGTTAACCGTCCGTTCCGCCGACGCCAAGATTCCACACTGATATAATCCGCAGCCGTGTCGATTTTCACCGGACTAACCGATCGCCTGGGCGAGGTCTTCCGCAAATGGAGCGGAGCCGGCAAGCTCAATTCCGCGCAGATAGACGAAGGGCTGCGCGAAATCCGCATCGCGCTTTTGGAAGCAGACGTCAATCTCAAAGTTGCAACCTCGTTCCTTGAGCGCGTTCGAGAAAAGGCGCAGGGCGTTCATATCATCCACAGCCTGAATCCTGCTGAAATGCTGGTAAAGGTCGTGCGCGACGAGCTTGTCGAGCTGCTCGGCGGAAAGGAGCTCGAACCTCCCGACAAGCTGAAAAGCGGATTGAACGTAATCCTGATGCTGGGGCTTCAGGGTTCGGGTAAAACAACTTCCGCCGCCAAACTTGCGCTGCGCTTCAAGCGAAACGGAATAAAAACGATGCTTGCCGCGCTGGACCTGTCCAGGCCGGCCGCGGTGGACCAATTGGAAGTGCTCGGAGAGCAAATCGGCGTGCCGGTATTCTCGGACCGGGTGAAGTCGCCAATCGACGGCGCAGCCGACGCGCTGGAAAAAGCGAAGCGCGAAGGATTCCGCGCCCTATTGATGGACACGGCGGGCCGCCTGCATATTGACGCGGAGCTGGTCGAAGAAGTGCGCCGGATAAAGGAGCTTTCGTCCCCGTCCGAAACTTACCTTGTGGTGGACGCGATGACCGGCCAGGAGGCGGTGAACGTCGCCGAGACATTCGACAGAGAAGTCGGCATAACCGGATTGGTCGTAACCAAGTTCGACGGCGACGCGCGCGCGGGCGCTGCGCTTTCCGTCAAATCGGTAACGGGCAAGCCGATCCGGTGGGTGGGCACCGGCGAGAAGGTGGAAATGCTTGAGCCGTTCCTCCCGGAACGGATGGCCAGCCGAATTCTTGGAATGGGCGATGTGCTGTCGCTTATCGAAAAAGCGGAGCGGGAGATCGAGGAAGAGGACGCGCTGCGCGTATCCGAAAGCTTCGCCAAAGGCAAATTCGACGTGTCCGATTTTCTCGCGGCGATGGACCAGATGAAAAAGCTGGGGCCGATCAAGCAAGTACTTGGAATGCTGCCGGGAGTAAATATCTCCGACGAAATGGTGGATGTCGGAGAAGAAAGGCTGAAGGTGACGCGGGCGATCGCGCTGAGCATGACCGCAAAGGAGCGCAGAGCGCCGGGAATTCTGGATGCTTCCCGCAAAAGAAGGATCGCCGCCGGAAGCGGCACTCAGCCTGCGG is part of the bacterium genome and encodes:
- the ffh gene encoding signal recognition particle protein, translated to MFTGLTDRLGEVFRKWSGAGKLNSAQIDEGLREIRIALLEADVNLKVATSFLERVREKAQGVHIIHSLNPAEMLVKVVRDELVELLGGKELEPPDKLKSGLNVILMLGLQGSGKTTSAAKLALRFKRNGIKTMLAALDLSRPAAVDQLEVLGEQIGVPVFSDRVKSPIDGAADALEKAKREGFRALLMDTAGRLHIDAELVEEVRRIKELSSPSETYLVVDAMTGQEAVNVAETFDREVGITGLVVTKFDGDARAGAALSVKSVTGKPIRWVGTGEKVEMLEPFLPERMASRILGMGDVLSLIEKAEREIEEEDALRVSESFAKGKFDVSDFLAAMDQMKKLGPIKQVLGMLPGVNISDEMVDVGEERLKVTRAIALSMTAKERRAPGILDASRKRRIAAGSGTQPADVDQFLSQFAQMQQMMKMFAGGRGLANIFGGGAPAGPAAPIGKYLGGNGISQGYIAYKATGKSREQKAKAKAERQARMKQRKMQKKRK
- a CDS encoding polysaccharide deacetylase family protein, whose protein sequence is MRKLAIPACVRAVFAAAFGALMLIVATGSHVTDEETGASYYVFDGDTSSYGVGAEVQSGPGGGYFKFESAREDSRDDILLDETIAQQINRDSKGNPIAFRVLRGDPARKEVALTFDDGPHPEYYAQILAILQHYRVHATFFMVGFQATRHPQWVKQVWQAGNEIGNHTYDHFRLTKLPPDEVDYQINQTQDAIYQITGSYPRFIRPPGGRYDADTLARIADKKLAVALWSYNTKDVDVSDTDQIYKGVMSNLQNGSILLMHSGSDATVKALPKIIESIKARGYKIVTLGQMVEHMSQSALNQQSAEKNFEYEDWRIKSG